Proteins found in one Ischnura elegans chromosome 11, ioIscEleg1.1, whole genome shotgun sequence genomic segment:
- the LOC124168193 gene encoding RNA transcription, translation and transport factor protein, with the protein MFRRKLTALDYHAHDNFNVDDDRQFRSLIVWLEDQKIRHYKIEDRENLRNITSPDWPSYFQQYNKDLVAPDFKKREEQLDWLLSFAVRLDYADNAEKYKDQTSESVKKNLSNAPKVVSENPLDNLDFEADEFKKGVNTLAQLLNVTQHPDHLITLSAISKVVTQRLSAEALENPKSVIIQGTPFPVQEADLGFDTGDYVLNQAAKVLRLLHIHELRDLQTKINECIVSVQSTTANPKTDTRLGKVGF; encoded by the exons ATGTTCAGGAGGAAGTTGACGGCATTGGACTACCATGCACATGACAACTTCAATGTAGATG ATGATAGGCAGTTTCGATCTCTGATAGTATGGCTTGAAGACCAGAAAATACGTCATTATAAGATTGAAGACAGAGAAAATCTTAGGAACATTACGTCTCCCGATTGGCCAAGTTATTTTCAGCAATACAACAAAGACCTTGTCGCTCCGGACTTCAAGAAGCGTGAGGAACAGTTGGACTGGTTATTGTCTTTCGCAGTCAGGCTGGATTATGCTGATAATG CCGAGAAGTACAAAGATCAAACGTCAGAGAGTGTGAAGAAGAACTTGAGCAATGCACCAAAAGTAGTTTCTGAGAACCCTTTAGACAATTTGGACT TCGAAGCAGACGAATTCAAAAAGGGAGTCAATACCTTGGCTCAGTTACTCAACGTCACTCAGCACCCCGATCATCTAATAACCTTAAGTGCCATAAGCAAGGTAGTGACACAACGTCTCTCGGCCGAAGCGTTAGAGAATCCAAAGTCTGTGATAATCCAG GGTACACCTTTCCCTGTGCAAGAAGCTGATCTTGGATTTGATACTGGTGACTATGTTTTGAATCAAGCTGCTAAAGTTTTAAGGCTCCTGCATATCCATGAACTTCGTGATCTCCAAACCAAGATTAATGAGTGCATTGTGTCTGTGCAATCTACCACAGCCAATCCTAAAACTGACACCAGGCTTGGTAAAGTTGGATTTTGA